Within the Bacillus sp. FSL K6-3431 genome, the region GGACTGCCAATTCCGGATGCTTTTTTACCTTCATAATAATACGGATTGTCTCTGCTCAACAAAAAGTTTCTCGTATTTTGATATATTGGGTCGTCAAATGAACAATAGCCCAAATAAGGAGCGGCAAGCAAGCTTGGTACGTTTGCATCGTCCATTAAATTATACCCTCCTGCACCATCTGTTTCATATACATATATTTCCCCATAAACCGGATGTTCAATCGTTCCATATATCTCAATACCAGTACGAATTTCTTGGCCTAGGTTTTTACACGCTAGTGATAAAGCTTCGTCTTGTAATACGACTTCACATATTTCAGCAGCATAATCCAATACAACAGCTGCGAACATATTAGCTGGAACGAGATAACCATACGTACATGCATCATCACTTGGTCTAAACGCACTCCAAGTCATGCCTGTAGGAACGACTTTACTTCCTTTTCCTTCACGAGTTAGCGTATCAGACTGTCTGACGTCCTTGCGCTCAAAACGATATGGTGACTGTTCTTCGTGGTCTTGTTCGGTTTTCCACACATTTATAATCGTTTTAATCGCTTCATGAAAATCTTCTTCTAAATGAGCGGTTTCTCCCGTTGCTTTCCACAATAAATATCCAAGCTGTATCGGATAACATAATGAATCAATTTCATATTTCCGCTCCCAAACATGCGGTGACATCTCTGTCACATCCGTTTGAAATCCTTTTCCGTTTGGAGAATCATTAAACGCATTTGCATATGGGTCATGTAAGATAAATTTCAGTTGCCTCTTCACAACACCAGCAAGCATATTTTTAACTTCTTCGTCTTGATTAGCGACCATTAAATATGGACGAACTTGGGCTGCTGAATCACGTAACCACATCGCAGGAATATCCCCAGTGATAACGAAGGTTGTTCCATCATCTAAATGTTTTAATGTAGTAGAAAAGGTGTTTACATAGCACTGAGCAAACATATCATGTAGCTTCGTCTCATCTGGAAATGCTACTTTGACCTTTTCGATAGTTTCTTGCAATGAATTCGGTAATATTGAGTTCATTATTTTTTTCCCTCCATGGCAACTGTCATAATTTTATATTTACTTACAGGCATATTTGTATAAGTCTCGCCGACCTGTTCTAATTTCTCCTCGATAATATTGCTCGAAAAGTAATTAGCAATATGTGGACTTTCAATGGATAAACTCTTTTCAGCGTCTGCTGGATTGTAAAATCTCATCAAAATATCGTCTTGTTTTTCTCCCTTTTTCAAGCTTGTAAAAACTAATCCATCACTGTTCCAATCTATAAATGAACCATTTGTAGGAATAGATCCTGCTCTCATCTCAGTTTGTTGGCAGACAATAGGGGTTTGGAAATCATATGCTTGCTCATACACTTTTGCCTGAATGGCATTACCTTTATGTGGAATGACAAACCATTCAGCTGTCTGGGTTCCTAAACATTGTGCTTCCGGTGTTGGGAAATAACCCCAATCACCAAGCTCTGACACGGATCGTAACACGGTTACAGCCAATGTCGTTTGTTCTTCAAGTACTTCATATTCATGTAAGCCTTTTGTCGCAACTGCTAAACCATATTCTCCATCAGATAATGATGCAAAGGATTGTTGATGATGATCAAAGCTAGGATT harbors:
- a CDS encoding glycoside hydrolase family 125 protein produces the protein MNSILPNSLQETIEKVKVAFPDETKLHDMFAQCYVNTFSTTLKHLDDGTTFVITGDIPAMWLRDSAAQVRPYLMVANQDEEVKNMLAGVVKRQLKFILHDPYANAFNDSPNGKGFQTDVTEMSPHVWERKYEIDSLCYPIQLGYLLWKATGETAHLEEDFHEAIKTIINVWKTEQDHEEQSPYRFERKDVRQSDTLTREGKGSKVVPTGMTWSAFRPSDDACTYGYLVPANMFAAVVLDYAAEICEVVLQDEALSLACKNLGQEIRTGIEIYGTIEHPVYGEIYVYETDGAGGYNLMDDANVPSLLAAPYLGYCSFDDPIYQNTRNFLLSRDNPYYYEGKKASGIGSPHTPDHYIWHIALSIQGMTSISTEEKAKILQTMIATDGGTGFMHEGFNASKPEEFTRDWFAWSNSMFSEFVLSMCDMAVEGSPLHKQITK